One genomic window of Bradyrhizobium sp. B124 includes the following:
- the soxZ gene encoding thiosulfate oxidation carrier complex protein SoxZ has product MPSALINVPAKARRGSVIEIKTLMSHIMETGYRHTASGDVVPRDIITSFICRFNGTEVFRADLFPAIAANPFITFFTMVTESGKFEFEWIGDKGFSETAQASITVE; this is encoded by the coding sequence ATGCCGTCGGCCCTGATCAACGTGCCGGCCAAGGCCAGGCGCGGCAGCGTCATCGAGATCAAGACGCTGATGTCGCACATCATGGAGACCGGCTACCGCCACACCGCGTCGGGCGACGTGGTGCCGCGCGACATCATCACGAGCTTCATTTGCCGCTTCAACGGCACCGAGGTGTTTCGCGCCGATTTGTTTCCCGCGATCGCGGCCAATCCGTTCATCACCTTCTTCACCATGGTGACCGAGAGCGGCAAGTTCGAGTTCGAGTGGATCGGCGACAAGGGATTTTCGGAGACCGCGCAGGCTTCGATCACGGTCGAATGA
- a CDS encoding SoxY-related AACIE arm protein, whose translation MANSNHTTRRTVLGLAGGAAVLVIVRPVDATPAMLSAAIRNVVGEANVRTGKVKLDIPPLVENGNTVPMTVSVTSPMTADEYVKSIHVFNEKNPQPNIGNFYLWPRAGRAQISTRIRLADSQKVTAIARLSDDTFWSATADVVVTLAACTEEAI comes from the coding sequence ATGGCGAATTCAAACCACACCACACGCCGCACGGTTCTGGGCCTCGCCGGAGGCGCCGCAGTGTTGGTGATCGTGCGCCCTGTCGACGCAACGCCGGCGATGCTGTCGGCCGCGATCCGCAATGTCGTCGGCGAAGCCAATGTGCGGACCGGCAAGGTCAAGCTCGACATCCCGCCGCTGGTCGAGAACGGCAACACGGTGCCCATGACGGTCAGCGTCACGAGCCCAATGACGGCGGACGAGTATGTGAAGAGCATCCACGTCTTCAACGAGAAGAACCCGCAGCCGAATATCGGCAACTTCTATCTCTGGCCGCGCGCCGGACGCGCGCAAATATCGACCCGCATCCGCCTCGCCGACAGCCAGAAGGTGACCGCGATCGCGCGGCTGTCCGACGACACGTTCTGGTCGGCAACCGCTGACGTCGTGGTGACACTCGCCGCCTGCACCGAGGAGGCGATCTGA
- the soxX gene encoding sulfur oxidation c-type cytochrome SoxX, with protein MVFAAELLATCASARAEELRPYTVVGDVIPQPLTGSKGDATRGRALIVERSSTCILCHSGPFPEQAFQGDLAPNLTGSGSRWSEGQLRLRLVDASHLNATTIMPSYYRVGGLTRVGASWRGKPILSAEQIEDIVAYLVTLRE; from the coding sequence ATAGTCTTCGCCGCAGAACTGCTCGCGACCTGCGCGTCCGCCCGTGCCGAGGAACTGCGGCCCTACACCGTGGTCGGCGATGTGATTCCGCAACCGCTGACGGGAAGCAAAGGCGACGCAACCCGCGGCCGGGCGCTGATCGTCGAGCGTTCCTCGACTTGCATCCTCTGCCACAGCGGCCCATTTCCCGAGCAGGCGTTCCAGGGTGACCTCGCGCCGAACCTCACCGGCAGCGGCAGCCGCTGGTCGGAAGGACAATTGCGGCTCCGGCTGGTCGATGCATCACACCTCAATGCGACGACGATCATGCCGTCCTACTATCGCGTCGGCGGGCTTACGCGTGTCGGCGCCTCATGGCGCGGCAAGCCGATCCTGTCGGCGGAGCAGATCGAGGATATCGTGGCCTACCTGGTAACGTTGCGAGAATAG
- a CDS encoding NAD(P)/FAD-dependent oxidoreductase, whose product MAVTRHPTRRDVVRGAAVVAAAALARPALAQGAPRIAVIGGGFGGAVCARALRRLDAKLQVTLIEPSKVFTACPFSNEMIAGLRELSAQQFSYDKVAADGITVAAQAATKVDAQARTITLSDGTTLSYDRLVLAPGIDMRFDALSGYDEAAAEKMPHAWKAGAQTLLLRKQLEAMDDGGLVVIAVPAAPLRCPPAPYERASLIAHYLKASKPKSKILVLDAKDNYSQQKLFEKAWAELYPGMIERIALSQGGRVTSVDPATNEIVTDFGNYTAAVANVIPPQRAGRIAEIAGAADHTGWCPIDPVTFASKLVPNIHVIGDAAIAGGIPKSASAAAAQGRACAAAIVNSLAGKAPETPRLDGACYNTVAPGYAFSLKGIYQPKEDQYAEAEVSTSPVDAPREVRQREANQAIDWFRSITGDAFG is encoded by the coding sequence ATGGCCGTCACGCGTCATCCGACGCGCAGGGATGTGGTCCGTGGCGCCGCTGTCGTCGCAGCGGCGGCCTTGGCGCGTCCGGCGCTGGCGCAAGGCGCGCCGCGCATCGCGGTGATCGGCGGCGGTTTTGGCGGCGCGGTCTGCGCGCGGGCGCTGCGGCGGCTTGATGCAAAACTCCAGGTCACACTGATCGAGCCGAGCAAGGTCTTCACCGCCTGCCCGTTCAGCAACGAGATGATCGCAGGCCTGCGTGAACTCTCGGCGCAGCAGTTCAGCTACGACAAGGTTGCGGCCGACGGCATCACGGTCGCCGCACAGGCGGCCACCAAGGTCGATGCGCAGGCGCGCACCATCACGCTCTCCGATGGCACAACGCTATCCTATGACCGGCTTGTGCTCGCCCCCGGCATCGACATGCGCTTCGACGCCCTCTCCGGCTATGACGAGGCCGCCGCCGAGAAGATGCCGCATGCCTGGAAGGCCGGCGCGCAGACCCTGCTGCTGCGCAAGCAGCTCGAGGCCATGGACGATGGCGGCCTCGTCGTGATCGCGGTGCCGGCCGCGCCGTTGCGCTGTCCGCCGGCGCCTTACGAGCGCGCCAGCCTGATTGCGCATTACCTCAAGGCCAGCAAGCCGAAGTCGAAGATCCTGGTGCTCGACGCCAAGGACAATTACTCGCAGCAGAAGCTGTTCGAAAAAGCCTGGGCGGAGCTCTATCCCGGCATGATCGAGCGGATCGCCCTGTCGCAAGGCGGACGGGTGACCTCGGTCGATCCGGCAACCAACGAGATCGTCACCGACTTCGGCAACTACACCGCCGCAGTCGCCAATGTGATTCCGCCGCAGCGGGCCGGCCGCATCGCGGAGATCGCGGGCGCCGCCGACCATACCGGCTGGTGCCCGATCGATCCCGTGACCTTTGCCTCGAAGCTGGTGCCCAATATCCACGTGATCGGCGACGCCGCGATCGCGGGCGGCATTCCGAAATCCGCTTCCGCTGCGGCGGCGCAAGGCCGCGCCTGTGCGGCCGCGATCGTCAATTCGCTCGCAGGCAAGGCGCCGGAGACACCGCGGCTCGACGGCGCCTGCTACAACACAGTCGCGCCGGGCTACGCGTTCTCTTTGAAGGGCATCTATCAGCCCAAGGAGGATCAGTACGCCGAGGCCGAGGTGAGCACGAGCCCGGTCGACGCGCCGCGCGAGGTTCGCCAGCGCGAGGCCAACCAGGCGATCGACTGGTTCAGGAGCATCACGGGAGACGCCTTTGGCTAG
- a CDS encoding molybdopterin cofactor-binding domain-containing protein, which produces MNLQVNQHAMPKLSSRLNRRAFVIGTATAGAGLALGLDLPFGGPSVVRAADGAPEVNAWVVIRPDDTVVIRIARSEMGQGTLTGLAQLVAEELECDWSKVTTEFPTPGQSVARKRAWGDFSTGGSRGIRTSQDYVRKGGATARVMLIQAAANEWKVPATECKAANSVITHAPSGKTTTYGKVAEAAARLEPPADVKLKDPKDWTIAGKGLKRLDTVDKTTGKMTYGIDVKLPGMLNAAIKDCPVFGGKLKSFDEAKIAGMKGVKKVVPVGNSAVAVVADTWWHAKTALDALPIVWDEGDNAKVSSETIAKWLAEGLDNAQPAYVGNQNGDAKAAIAGAAKKVEAVYSYPYQNHATMEPMNATVLYTPDKCEVWCGTQNGEAAFAAALEASGLPADKVDVHKLMLGGGFGRRGMTDYVRQAVAIAKQMPGTPIKLLWSREEDMQHGKYHPITQCKLTGAFDADNNLVALHYRLSGQSILFSVRPEALQNGMDPAAFQGVAQSGEAAIGYSVPNLLVEHAMRNPHVPPGFWRGVNVNHNAIYLECFMDELAQAVGQDPLEFRRKLMGKHPKHLAVLNAVAEKIGWGTPAPQRVYRGIAQVMGYGSYVAGAAEISVTDGSKIKVHRIVASTDPGYVVNPAQVERQIAGSFVYGLSALFYGGCTVKDGRIEQTNFDTYNSMRINEMPKVESVMVPSGGFWGGVGEPTIGVAAPAVLNAYFAATGKRIRTFPLRNQNISFA; this is translated from the coding sequence AATCTGCAAGTCAACCAGCACGCCATGCCAAAGCTCTCTTCTCGGCTGAACCGCCGCGCCTTCGTGATCGGCACGGCAACCGCCGGCGCCGGCCTCGCGCTCGGCCTCGATCTGCCGTTCGGCGGTCCCTCCGTGGTGCGCGCCGCCGACGGCGCACCTGAAGTCAACGCCTGGGTCGTGATCCGGCCCGACGACACCGTGGTGATCCGCATCGCCCGCTCCGAAATGGGCCAGGGCACGCTGACCGGCCTCGCCCAGCTCGTCGCCGAAGAGCTGGAGTGCGACTGGTCGAAGGTCACCACCGAATTCCCGACGCCCGGCCAGAGCGTCGCCCGCAAGCGCGCCTGGGGCGATTTCTCGACCGGCGGCAGCCGCGGCATCCGCACCTCGCAGGACTATGTCCGCAAGGGCGGCGCCACCGCGCGCGTGATGCTGATCCAGGCCGCCGCCAATGAGTGGAAGGTGCCGGCCACCGAGTGCAAGGCCGCGAACAGCGTCATCACGCACGCGCCGTCGGGCAAGACCACGACCTACGGCAAGGTTGCGGAAGCCGCGGCCAGGCTCGAGCCGCCGGCCGACGTCAAGCTGAAGGACCCGAAGGACTGGACCATCGCCGGCAAGGGCCTGAAGCGGCTCGACACCGTCGATAAGACCACCGGCAAGATGACCTACGGCATCGACGTCAAGCTGCCCGGCATGCTGAACGCCGCGATCAAGGACTGCCCGGTGTTCGGCGGCAAGCTGAAGAGCTTTGACGAAGCCAAGATCGCCGGCATGAAGGGCGTCAAGAAGGTGGTGCCGGTCGGCAACAGCGCCGTTGCCGTCGTCGCCGACACCTGGTGGCACGCCAAGACCGCGCTGGACGCGCTGCCGATCGTCTGGGACGAAGGCGACAATGCAAAGGTCTCCAGCGAGACGATTGCGAAGTGGCTTGCCGAAGGGCTCGACAATGCGCAGCCGGCCTATGTCGGCAACCAGAACGGCGATGCAAAGGCAGCCATTGCCGGTGCGGCCAAGAAGGTCGAGGCGGTCTACAGCTATCCCTACCAGAACCACGCCACGATGGAGCCGATGAACGCCACCGTGCTCTACACACCTGACAAATGCGAGGTGTGGTGCGGCACGCAGAATGGCGAGGCGGCGTTCGCGGCGGCGCTTGAGGCCTCCGGCCTGCCGGCCGATAAAGTCGACGTGCACAAGCTGATGCTCGGCGGCGGCTTCGGCCGGCGCGGCATGACCGACTATGTCCGACAGGCGGTGGCGATCGCCAAGCAGATGCCGGGCACGCCGATCAAGCTGTTGTGGTCGCGCGAGGAGGACATGCAGCACGGCAAGTATCACCCGATCACGCAGTGCAAGCTGACCGGCGCATTCGATGCCGACAACAATCTGGTCGCGCTGCACTACCGGCTGTCGGGTCAGTCCATCCTGTTCTCGGTGCGCCCGGAAGCGCTGCAGAACGGCATGGACCCCGCCGCGTTCCAGGGCGTCGCGCAATCCGGCGAGGCCGCGATCGGCTATTCGGTGCCGAATTTGCTGGTCGAGCATGCGATGCGCAACCCGCACGTCCCGCCGGGCTTCTGGCGCGGCGTCAACGTCAATCACAACGCGATCTACCTGGAGTGCTTCATGGACGAGCTGGCCCAGGCTGTCGGCCAGGACCCGCTCGAATTCCGCCGCAAGCTGATGGGCAAGCACCCCAAGCATCTCGCCGTGCTCAACGCCGTGGCCGAGAAGATCGGCTGGGGCACGCCGGCGCCGCAGCGCGTCTATCGCGGCATCGCGCAGGTGATGGGCTATGGCAGCTATGTTGCCGGCGCCGCCGAGATCTCGGTGACCGACGGCAGCAAGATCAAGGTGCATCGTATCGTCGCCTCCACCGATCCCGGCTATGTCGTCAACCCGGCGCAGGTGGAGCGGCAGATCGCGGGCTCCTTCGTCTATGGCCTCAGCGCGCTGTTCTATGGCGGCTGCACCGTGAAGGACGGCCGCATCGAGCAGACCAATTTCGACACCTACAACTCGATGCGCATCAACGAAATGCCGAAGGTGGAATCGGTGATGGTGCCGAGCGGCGGGTTCTGGGGCGGCGTCGGCGAGCCGACCATCGGCGTTGCCGCGCCGGCGGTGCTCAACGCCTATTTCGCCGCGACGGGAAAACGCATCCGTACTTTCCCGCTGCGCAACCAGAACATCTCTTTCGCCTGA